From a region of the Pirellulales bacterium genome:
- a CDS encoding terminase gpA endonuclease subunit has translation MPVRGIERERDAARKVEKRRQANVVVIPRCANLDRRTGLEADDKAWLQYYFGKDSETPDPFWYAFTWQQTEIIDAIASAIIYVLDQAIAASRGEGKTTLAERLLLKYALQGVLPYAVLFQATGALADNSLDTIKTVIEENPLLLADYPEVCVPVRALENTPNRAHYQRVSGHRHDNGEAFDSVSSKFTWCGQEIIFPKVPGSPSTGAIIATRGLDSAIRGLKKRGKRPRIALIDDPDTEETARSEEQAKKLEEKIDRSIGGLGNQQAGIGRIMLTTLPNRKCTSARFTDPSIKPTWKGKRFRFLVKQPARSELWADYVAMRAAELESYAAGTSKDQHCRSSHSFYLENKAEMEAGAEVANPHRFNATILPDGSQTEVSALQRYYNEVAKIGQDAVSTEYDNNPPEETGPIESGITANRIQRQLSGLERKKIPAGCVKLTRGIDCRKVALHWVVRAWRVDGSGFTIDYGVHEVKGTKFGTDEGLDAALRRSILEYVEESKGLYFEEGAESPRIIDRTLIDAGWRTDAVYSACETAGLGVWPVMGFGKSAGCTQANFSEVQKKTVDRQPGDGWFLSRRGKLWLVCADADRWKAWEHDRWMTSPGKPGCMMLFGQSSEAERMSTDEKAHFSFAKHICNEIEVEDIKGRRFVAKSENTHWLDASYYSDVAASMEGIRIFRKPLPARVVRPPKRKRIAYL, from the coding sequence ATGCCAGTTCGAGGGATTGAACGGGAACGGGATGCGGCGCGTAAGGTTGAGAAGCGCCGCCAAGCCAATGTTGTCGTCATTCCACGCTGCGCCAATCTTGACCGCCGAACCGGATTAGAAGCCGACGATAAGGCTTGGCTGCAGTATTACTTCGGTAAAGATTCCGAAACGCCCGATCCGTTCTGGTACGCCTTCACCTGGCAGCAGACTGAGATCATTGATGCGATCGCGAGCGCCATCATTTACGTGTTGGATCAGGCAATAGCGGCCAGCCGCGGCGAAGGAAAGACGACTCTCGCGGAGCGATTGTTATTGAAATACGCCTTGCAAGGCGTGCTGCCCTATGCGGTATTATTCCAGGCAACTGGCGCACTGGCCGATAACTCGCTCGATACAATCAAGACGGTAATTGAGGAAAACCCTCTTTTACTCGCGGACTATCCGGAAGTTTGCGTTCCGGTTCGCGCCTTGGAAAACACGCCCAATCGCGCCCACTATCAGAGGGTTAGTGGCCATCGCCATGACAATGGCGAGGCATTCGATAGCGTCTCATCGAAGTTTACTTGGTGCGGGCAAGAGATAATCTTTCCGAAAGTTCCGGGTTCGCCATCGACCGGGGCGATCATCGCCACTCGCGGGCTGGATTCTGCGATTCGCGGATTGAAAAAACGTGGTAAGCGGCCACGCATTGCTCTGATCGATGATCCGGACACCGAGGAAACAGCTCGTAGCGAAGAGCAAGCCAAGAAATTAGAAGAAAAGATCGATCGATCGATCGGCGGACTGGGAAACCAGCAAGCCGGTATCGGTCGCATCATGTTGACCACGCTCCCCAACCGGAAGTGTACGTCAGCGCGTTTTACCGATCCCTCGATAAAACCGACGTGGAAGGGGAAACGATTTCGTTTTCTGGTCAAGCAGCCAGCCCGGTCAGAGCTATGGGCTGACTATGTGGCCATGCGAGCTGCGGAGCTGGAGTCGTATGCCGCCGGGACTTCCAAAGATCAGCATTGCCGTAGTTCCCATAGCTTTTACCTAGAGAATAAGGCCGAAATGGAGGCGGGCGCGGAGGTCGCCAATCCGCATCGTTTCAACGCGACAATTCTGCCGGATGGTAGCCAGACGGAAGTTTCAGCGTTGCAGCGGTATTACAACGAAGTGGCCAAAATCGGCCAGGATGCCGTTTCCACGGAGTATGATAACAATCCGCCGGAAGAAACCGGCCCGATTGAGTCGGGGATAACCGCGAACCGCATTCAGCGGCAATTAAGCGGTTTGGAACGTAAGAAGATCCCCGCTGGTTGCGTCAAGCTGACTCGAGGGATTGACTGTCGGAAGGTCGCATTGCATTGGGTGGTTCGCGCCTGGCGAGTGGACGGCAGCGGATTCACCATCGACTATGGCGTTCACGAAGTCAAAGGAACGAAGTTTGGTACGGACGAGGGTTTGGACGCTGCGTTGCGCCGCTCAATTCTCGAATATGTCGAAGAGAGTAAGGGACTGTATTTTGAAGAGGGGGCAGAAAGTCCTCGAATCATTGATCGCACCTTGATAGACGCCGGTTGGCGCACGGATGCGGTGTATTCGGCATGTGAAACGGCTGGTCTGGGCGTTTGGCCCGTGATGGGATTCGGCAAAAGTGCGGGTTGTACGCAGGCCAATTTCTCGGAAGTTCAAAAAAAGACAGTTGACCGCCAGCCTGGCGACGGCTGGTTTCTCAGTAGGCGGGGCAAGCTTTGGCTCGTCTGTGCCGATGCAGACCGCTGGAAAGCATGGGAGCATGATCGGTGGATGACATCGCCCGGTAAGCCGGGTTGCATGATGTTGTTCGGCCAGTCCAGTGAGGCCGAGCGGATGTCAACTGATGAGAAAGCCCATTTTTCATTCGCCAAACATATCTGCAATGAGATCGAGGTCGAAGATATCAAGGGACGGCGATTCGTCGCCAAGAGCGAAAACACTCACTGGCTGGATGCGAGTTACTATTCGGACGTAGCAGCCAGTATGGAAGGAATTCGGATTTTCAGGAAACCGTTGCCGGCACGAGTCGTCCGGCCTCCAAAGAGGAAAAGGATTGCATACCTATAA